A window of the Lactuca sativa cultivar Salinas chromosome 7, Lsat_Salinas_v11, whole genome shotgun sequence genome harbors these coding sequences:
- the LOC111884244 gene encoding F-box protein VBF, translating to MATRLNMLPEDCVSTIVSLTSAADACRLMLASSSLQSAAESDMVWSRFLSFDHSAILSRAHSQINFSSKKELYFKLCDSVLIDGGIRIFSLNKISGKKCFVLSARALSISLSDEPNHWTWTTRSSSRFSEVIELKSISNIEIEGRINTQDLSPNTTYGTYLIIQVSDRAFGLDSVASEISVSMNECSVSNTAYLCPLDERKKQLESLLFLNRRRMMEKLVVEGEGRRPNKREDGWMEIELGEFFVGEKSEEVKMNLMEVKGHQLKGGLIIEGIEVRPKC from the exons ATGGCCACCAGATTAAACATGTTGCCAGAAGACTGTGTTTCCACCATTGTATCTCTCACTTCTGCTGCAGATGCATGTAGATTAATGCTAGCATCTTCATCTTTGCAATCGGCTGCTGAATCCGACATGGTTTGGAGCAGATTCTTGTCATTCGATCACTCTGCTATTCTCTCAAGAGCACACTCTCAAATTAACTTCTCATCCAAAAAAGAACTGTATTTCAAGCTTTGTGATTCCGTTCTCATAGATGGTGGAATCAGG ATCTTTTCTTTGAATAAAATAAGTGGGAAAAAGTGTTTTGTTCTATCAGCAAGAGCACTTTCCATTTCTTTAAGTGATGAACCAAACCATTGGACATGGACAACCCGTTCCTCATCAAG ATTTTCTGAGGTGATAGAGCTTAAATCTATATCTAACATAGAAATCGAAGGAAGAATAAATACCCAAGATTTGTCTCCTAACACGACATATGGAACCTATCTCATCATACAAGTTTCAGATCGTGCATTTGGGTTGGACTCTGTTGCATCTGAGATATCAGTTTCCATGAACGAATGCTCTGTTTCCAACACTGCGTATTTATGCCCTCTAGATGAAAGAAAGAAACAGCTCGAATCCTTGTTATTTTTGAACCGGAGGAGAATGATGGAAAAGCTGGTGGTGGAAGGAGAAGGCCGACGTCCAAACAAGAGAGAGGATGGATGGATGGAAATTGAGCTTGGAGAATTCTTTGTTGGAGAAAAAAGTGAGGAGGTGAAAATGAATTTAATGGAAGTGAAGGGACATCAGCTAAAGGGAGGACTCATCATTGAAGGAATTGAAGTTAGGCCTAAATGTTAA
- the LOC111884247 gene encoding adenylyl-sulfate kinase, chloroplastic isoform X1 yields MSSLKSGIEVKSNESGIITNSDDLNGSIRHEISTKGKRSINIVWHKCSVEKMDRQELLQQKGCVVWITGLSGSGKSTLACALTRALHSQGKLTYVLDGDNVRHGLNRDLTFKPELMTKTALFTGDSELQ; encoded by the exons ATGTCTTCGTTAAAATCTGGTATTGAAGTCAAATCGAATGAAAGTGGTATCATCACCAATTCAGATGATTTGAATG GTTCGATTCGTCATGAAATATCAACAAAGGGAAAGCGATCCATTAATATCGTTTGGCATAAATGTTCTGTAGAGAAAATGGACAGACAGGAGTTGCTTCAGCAAAAAGGTTGCGTTGTTTGGATTACTGGCCTAAGTGGTTCAG GAAAAAGCACCTTGGCTTGTGCATTAACACGAGCTTTGCATTCACAAGGGAAGCTGACATACGTCCTTGATGGTGATAATGTCAGGCATGGTCTTAATCGTGATCTTACTTTCAAACCTGAACTAATGACAAAAACTGCTCTATTCACTGGAGATTCAGAACTTCAATAG
- the LOC111884247 gene encoding adenylyl-sulfate kinase 2, chloroplastic isoform X2, producing the protein MSSLKSGIEVKSNESGIITNSDDLNEKMDRQELLQQKGCVVWITGLSGSGKSTLACALTRALHSQGKLTYVLDGDNVRHGLNRDLTFKPELMTKTALFTGDSELQ; encoded by the exons ATGTCTTCGTTAAAATCTGGTATTGAAGTCAAATCGAATGAAAGTGGTATCATCACCAATTCAGATGATTTGAATG AGAAAATGGACAGACAGGAGTTGCTTCAGCAAAAAGGTTGCGTTGTTTGGATTACTGGCCTAAGTGGTTCAG GAAAAAGCACCTTGGCTTGTGCATTAACACGAGCTTTGCATTCACAAGGGAAGCTGACATACGTCCTTGATGGTGATAATGTCAGGCATGGTCTTAATCGTGATCTTACTTTCAAACCTGAACTAATGACAAAAACTGCTCTATTCACTGGAGATTCAGAACTTCAATAG